The genomic window CTTTTTGCGTTCCAAagctaatttcaaattttccggAGATGCGTAGCGTTTAGCTTTTttgaaagcagcaacaaatagACGATAGGACTTGGCTAGCCCCTCATTCCACGAAGCCTTCGGTTGGCATTTCTCAGACCAACTAAGTTCAACCAATTTCTTACCTCTGGGTGAATTTATACTACCACCCCACACAGTCGTCCTGGCATTGAAATCACCACAAACTAATACATTTCTAAAATCGTTTATAAACTGAAACAACCTTTTGACTTCGGTCGCAAAATCATTCAAGTGCAGACTTGGAGGGAAGTAGACCGTACAAATTACAAAGTTTGGGTTTAGGTAGATTAGCCGTTTTTGCAACAATTATATCAAGATTAGAAGAGAACGTTTATTTATAGCAGTTGCTTCAGCTTAGAAGGTGTGACCGATCTACATAGCTTTGCAAATGCAAACGTGTAAAAGGTACATCGTTATCGGAATCTTGTGGTCGCTAAGAAGGCGTTTGCCTTCTCAATGAATTTTTAtgccatattaaattttttttctttttattagttTATGTTTTTTAGCAAATCATTCTATAATTACTTTCCGATTTGCAGTAGAAACTGTATGCAATGCATTTCTCAAATACCGATTTCTTAAATTGGTGGAATGCACAATTCGCTCAGAAAGCCGCCAGCAAAGCAGTACCCGCAGATTTCAATTTAGCGTACGCTCCTGTTTGTGGTTTATTAGTCAATTCGCGTATTTTGTCCATCACATTGTCGACTGAGACTACAATAGCTACTGCTTTTGGGCCAAATGGTGTAGTTGTTAAATTACCAATGGCTTGAATAGAGCGATAACACGCCTCCAAGTCAATGGCCCAATTTAGTAGCCCAACAATTCCTTCCGTCACCACACGACAACTCTCACTGTTCGCAACACCAAGTGTCTGTGATATTGtcgcatttaaataaaatgttgcaaTGGCGATCTGTAAATTTGGGCTTCCACTTTTTATCTCACTAATGCGAGCCGCTAGAGTGTGCAGACGTGGCTCGATTTGCTTTCGTCCTTTTTCGTGATTCATCATATTTACTAAACAGCGTACTATCATGAGAGTATTTGCGGCAGAGGTATTCAATTTCGGCAGTATGGTGTCTAGGAAATTACATGAGTTCAAAATCGTAAATATTCCTTCATGACGTATGGCCAAACGAGACACATCCAGTACGGGAAAGAGAATGTCTGTGAATGGTAAGTAGATGCACAAAGTTGAGGTAGCAGATAGAACTATTACTCATTGCAAATGCATTGCAAACATACCATTTGGCCAACGCAATAAGTGCTGCAACGCTTCAATTGAGTTGATGTCTACTTCTGGCGTAGGGGCCGTTAGTGCTATAACTGCGTTTAATAATGTTTCCGAGACCTTTTCGTTCTCATTAGTCAGCTTGTTATTAAATTCTCTGTATAATAATGCGAACTTATGAGCAAACAGGTATTAAGATACGTCATACTCACTTCAATTTCTCCAGTACTTTTGCGGGATCACAATTGTCAAAAGTGGCATATTTGCTGACTGGAAAATGCTTTTCACTGCCTACAAATAACAAGAGTGTAAGAGATTGCATATGgaaatttttgcatataaaatttttttaatagctaaaTGTATCCTCTTTAGTTTGATGTCCATTATTAATATCCTTGACTAAGTAAAAGTATTTAAACccttttttggaaatttagttCTTCGAAACATTGAAGTTCTTGAAAATTAAACTGATGagcaaatgaaaaattagtAAGGAGCATTACTACATGAAATCTATAATTTTACGTccctattttttatatttttcctggATATCTTTCATCGGGCAACGCGTTGCATagcccatatgtacatatactcgtattacctttaataaaattaacatcCGTTTTTGGTTTCGATGCTGCTGCATCCGTAGAATAGCTTGAACCACTAGTAAATGGGTCCACGTTCCCGGTGGCGTTGAAGTTTTGGTTGCTACTGCCAGCAACATATCTTGATCCGCCCGTGAAAGGATCCTGATAACcacttcaaaattatatttatagtcattttttgttttaaaatattaaagattaatTTACTAACCTTGCGATTGGTTGAGGAGCCACatcttttttcgaatttttcactataaaatTAGCAACTTCATCCAGGTAAGCTTGTGGCAGATTGTTTCGATGTATAAATCCTTGCGCCGCTTTCCATGGGTCTTCACTTAGATTATAGGGCAATTTTATTGGTGGTTCTGTATCAGAAATGTCTACAGAAAACACAAAGTCGTATTCCTGCATGCCAATTAAATTTAAGCTTCTATTTAATAAACCAATATTAATGAAGACATTTATATACCTTTCCTTCATATAAAGTTTTGCCTGACGAGGCTTGCGATCCCCCTGATGCACCTGTAACATCGCCGATCAAATTCCATTGTCCCAATTCCCATGAATAACATTTTACTGAACCGTCCTGGTGTCGTACCATTTTCGTTTGACCTTCTCGCGTGCCATTCCTTAGTAAAGCTTCAGGACCTGGCAAACTGTAAAGAGTGTTATTACATGAGCAATTTAATGGGCTTTCATTGGCCACTGCATAGCTATACTATAGCAAATACTATACGTACTCAGTCTTTTTAACACCACCAATTTCATCGCTCATTTGCGATTTTCTAGTCTCAACTGCGTGCTTAAACGCATTCATTGTCAACTCGTTGGCATAACGTGCAGGATCTTTTGTAAACACACGGACTACGCCATCACTAGAACCAGTTACAATGTCACCGTTTTTAAGACAAGCCACTGACCATACAGATTGAGTGGGATGTACAATGGCCTCGCCTAGTTCTTGACCACTTTCCAAGTTCCACATACGCAATGTGCTATCTTCCCCACAGGACATTACTACATTTTCACCCAATGCTTTATTCGCGGCTACTGAATAAATGTAATTTGTATGACCACTCATCTCCTGCACACATTCACCATCCTCATTCCAATATTTTATGAGCGCATCATTGGCGCACGAAAGAAGCGAGTTGTTGTTTAAAGCCAAGATGCCACGCACACAGTCCGTGTGACCCTTTAACATGCGCAATTTATCACCTTTGGCGTTCCAGTAGTATATGCATTTGTCAGCTGAGccagttatatatttttttacttccgTCATGCAAGCGACTGACCAAACTGCTGATTCATGCCCACGCAACACCACTGAAGTTACACTTCCGACCTGATCGATAGTCCAAATGCGAGCCGTGTTATCCCAACTGCCTGTGATGAGAGTTTGCGGTACTGCGCCCGCTGCAATTGAACATACAGTCGAATCGTGACCCTTGAGCGTTAGTATGGGTACAAAACTGCCCTCCTTGTAAATGGCGACAGTGGCATCATTGCTGCCCGTGCAAATCCACTGCTCGGCTTCAAGGTAGCAAACACAAGCAACAAAGTTTTTGTGATCCTGAAGTGTCACAGCCTCCACGTAGCCGTCACTAAATGACAAATCCATTAAAATGTAACACCAAAGGATAGTCACACCACTCACCCTATACATTTCCATAATTTCACTGTTTTATCGCGCGAACCAGAAATTATGAATTGTCCTACCGCAGTATCTCCGCCGACAGCGACAGAGCGCACATCCATGGAATGACCATACAGTTCGCCACTCAATCTGTAGTCGTCCAGTGTTATTcccattttactttattataaatCAAACGCACTGCTACAAGAAGTTGCTTAAGAAATTGATTAAAACCGTTGTTCACACAATTCTTCAGATGATCAGTTGCAAAATCTATGCAATGATGGAACAACAAAGTAGAGTTTCTAATAATCGAATGTCACTGCAGATATGGCGAATCCAAGGCGAATTTAGTACTATCATTCTTGTGGCGAAtctttaatttgatatttgtaGAACAGCTGATTAATATGCCTTGCTACACAAAtgcgaaaaatatttgcattatttACATAATGGGAAATCGTAGCCTTGATACATTCACACATCTGGTTAgcaacttttatcaaattcaaTTGACTGTTTTCTGCTTTCGGTTTCTGATATTTTGAGGAACCGGGTATTTGTGCGCATTTGTATAAGTTTGAGATTTGCTGTTCATAGTCAGAAatgataaaatggaaaatttataaacaaaaaaggtgaaaagtatatttatgctaatttttttggacaacaaaaaatatgtataaacaaaCTCCTCTGATATGTCttctttaacttaatttttttgcttttttttctttagtagaGAATTTTCGCCTGCGCCTTTGATTTCGATTGATGGCTGATGATGGCTAAACACAACTACTACCTACTACAAAACCACTATATGGACTTTTCTAAGCATTTGATAGGCGCTTGCACAAAATTTTACTTGACCATTACACTTGACCTCTGGCGTGGCGTACCACAGGGCAGTATTTCGGTccattattttccattttgctTAGGCTGAACTTCAAGCTCAACTTGATAAGCTAtacttttcattttcaaaatggcattAAAACACTAAAACAATTGAAAAGTTTGCAGATATTGAGTTAAGGGGAAAATAATATTCGTAAATCCGTATAAAATCTGATTTTTATAATGCGGCTGCTGTAGCCGATGGGATGTGtgtatgactaccattcgaagcTCGCTGTGGGCACGAAAATGGAAAGGGTAGGAGGTAGGGATTGAAAAGATCTCttggaaggcaatggcaaacggcCTGGTGTATTCTGCCATAAgcaactcctcataaaaaatcatttgcagtTCGGAGGCGGCACAATACTGTAAGTCCCTATACTTATGGACACCATCAAGTGCATACCACAAAtaagaagaggagctcggccaaacacccatagAAAAAAGGGCTGTGAGCGCCAGTTATATAACCGTACTTGCGGTATTTGAGTTCATGTatatatgtggctataacttccagaaaccattatttttctttttgctctttttctgATAAGACTTGGTgcactacaacttaactcacgAAATTTAGATACATGAAGTTATCGTCGCTGTACCACCGCTATTTGCTTAAGAGTGCCTgttcattcgttcataaggCTTGCCATGAATTGAAAGCATCAGACGGCGGTgcagattatttttcaaaaagcaaaaaactctaggaacgttctgacactgtcgaatttgaattttattcaacaatCAATGAAGATCACCGATATAAGTCCTACTTCATGCACAGAAGACATTTTATGTCAAAGCTAGCATGAGAAAAGCGAGTTATCTGATTAAAACGCCTTCTGAAAAAAATGCTGAGGTTTTGTGGTTTTTTGctgccgaaaaaaaatttgtccaaGACCAGAAGACCAACCGCAGAATTGACAGATGGCTATGTTCCAATCCGATAGAGGTTTCCGTTGCCATGCACCTAAAGTTTCCAGTCACTGCTATGATTTTAGGTGTTGTGAGTAACAAAGGACATTCCATGCCACCCCATTTCTTTACTCAAGGACTTTCTTTTTATGCTGACTGTATATGCAAAAAAGTACGTGAACTACTCACTGCTGTAAATTTTACCCCTCTTCATCATTTTTTTAGATCTGCATAAATTCGGTGCGCACCAACTACTGAGGAAATAACACGTGACCGCCGGCGACCGAATTTGTTGTTCTCGGCATCTGGCGGCTCTGTAACTCCAAGATTGTTTCATCCGACGGCGCTGTTGTAACCGTAATTGCATTAGATGTAAACTATTTCTCTCTTTTTTGCTCAGAAAACCGTTACCAGCATTCTCAGAAAACTGCCCGATGAGACAATTGCGTATGTACCGCCAATGGTACAAGCCATCCAATGAGACAGGCCTCAATGTACCACTAGTGGTACATGTCGGCGGGAACGTGTTAATGCATGAAGATCGAAGAGTTGAATCCGCATTGCTAAAATACACCTAACGCTATATTTCCAGATgttagaaataaacaaactacAAACCATCAAATACATATTGGGTATCGGAATAAGTTtctgtcctttcttagccaaagttacgaattatttaaacaattaaataatacatgatatttTGTGAAGCATGTGTAATGTTGTAGCTTCCAACTTTACTCcctctttcaggcagcatacggattcctctgacaaaaattcgatttttttttactggatccattcattgagccagtttgcgatgctctcgtaagaagtgaacggCTCTCCAATAAgcgatggtaatccgaaggtgcaatgtctggggaacaCGGCAGGTGGGGCAAGGTTTCCCAATTcggtttttctaaatatttctggaccaatATAGCAACgagtggcctggcgttgtcatgcagcaaaaccaGTTTGTCATGTTTACCGTCCGATTCCGGCCGTccttctttgagagctcgattcaaacgcatcaGCAGCAGTCGGTAACCATCGCCAGGTATGATTTCAGATGGTTTTTAAGgaattcataatagatgacactcttctgatcccaccaaatgcacaaCATAaactttgaagcatgaatattgtattttatttcgctgtcgatggacctggtttacttggcaggctccaacatttttgaCGCTTTGGGTTATCATAATAggtccatttttcatcactagtgacgatgcgatgcagagaactttttcttttcttctcttctctcgatatccctcttctTTAATCGATGTGACACCCAGTTAGTtatctgctttctggaccattcccatcgcgtgcaaacatttaccgacggttgatctgtcaacatccaactctttagacatttcatcaagggttcgacatgcgtcttcatccaataattgtggTAGTTAAGTATCTTCACTCCTTCGATCTTTATCACGTCGAAATCGCCACTCTGGAAGCATGGAAACCATTTTTTACAAGTtctatttgatggagcgtgattacgataaatattgatcaatatacgacacgttttagcttcacttttctttaaaaggtcgTAATGAAGTCTGACTtctcgcaaatgctgttttttcaggACGAAGGTAGCCAtatttgacgtcagataaaaggGATCTTtgcgcttcaaacgaatgttaaCTACTGCGATAGAGATCTTACATATACACCTCAAATCACGAGTATATTATTAGAGCGAACACAGAAATCCTTTTTTACAAGGGCGGACACTTAttccaatatccaatatttTGTGGGGTGACTCACACCCTAGAGTCCCTTCCGAaggttaaacaaaatttgacaatCAGAgacataataaatacaaaaaaaagaagtaaatccGCAACTCTGCAGCTTTTATCTAATATATTTAATGTGTCTTAACTTAAGGGAAGCCGGTGgtcaagaaatttcaaaaaatcgagtttttgtttttttgatatttcgaaagtatagtatcttaagaatatactgtgaaattttcatgcgaaaattatcaatattatagcttctacagcccattaactaggtagagagcggtccgcgcgctcctgtacctcaaactttaactcgaaacgacttttttcggcctgatgtcaaaaaaaaaaaactattcaaacgaatcgtctgaaattttaatacgagtatgttgttcacagcatcaatggttgtCGCTCGTATTAGaaccatattattatttcaattatttcgtattttttttattaaaaaactgaaaaaacccgatttttagagtgtcaaattaaagccgcgccattttgtcaaattttttcttgtacGAGACATAACTacagtcatttttttttg from Anastrepha ludens isolate Willacy chromosome 5, idAnaLude1.1, whole genome shotgun sequence includes these protein-coding regions:
- the LOC128863755 gene encoding phospholipase A-2-activating protein-like, translated to MGITLDDYRLSGELYGHSMDVRSVAVGGDTAVGQFIISGSRDKTVKLWKCIGDGYVEAVTLQDHKNFVACVCYLEAEQWICTGSNDATVAIYKEGSFVPILTLKGHDSTVCSIAAGAVPQTLITGSWDNTARIWTIDQVGSVTSVVLRGHESAVWSVACMTEVKKYITGSADKCIYYWNAKGDKLRMLKGHTDCVRGILALNNNSLLSCANDALIKYWNEDGECVQEMSGHTNYIYSVAANKALGENVVMSCGEDSTLRMWNLESGQELGEAIVHPTQSVWSVACLKNGDIVTGSSDGVVRVFTKDPARYANELTMNAFKHAVETRKSQMSDEIGGVKKTDLPGPEALLRNGTREGQTKMVRHQDGSVKCYSWELGQWNLIGDVTGASGGSQASSGKTLYEGKEYDFVFSVDISDTEPPIKLPYNLSEDPWKAAQGFIHRNNLPQAYLDEVANFIVKNSKKDVAPQPIASGYQDPFTGGSRYVAGSSNQNFNATGNVDPFTSGSSYSTDAAASKPKTDVNFIKGSEKHFPVSKYATFDNCDPAKVLEKLKEFNNKLTNENEKVSETLLNAVIALTAPTPEVDINSIEALQHLLRWPNDILFPVLDVSRLAIRHEGIFTILNSCNFLDTILPKLNTSAANTLMIVRCLVNMMNHEKGRKQIEPRLHTLAARISEIKSGSPNLQIAIATFYLNATISQTLGVANSESCRVVTEGIVGLLNWAIDLEACYRSIQAIGNLTTTPFGPKAVAIVVSVDNVMDKIRELTNKPQTGAYAKLKSAGTALLAAF